In one Scomber japonicus isolate fScoJap1 chromosome 6, fScoJap1.pri, whole genome shotgun sequence genomic region, the following are encoded:
- the ano7 gene encoding anoctamin-7 has protein sequence MKMRRRGDQRDDSTTLIAMETKPDGSYGSITMDAPVRPEDRNVFSDGSTRIDFVLVWEEPQEEEKTADRSEHRKWREDFLDKLKRSGLLMEQREVVQEKTRICFVLLSAPWNVLCYYAEEISLRVPLQVVTAPNLHWSEQVLEQLSFPNPLRQEVPNPPPYYYTCQFRTNKLERFLGTENTETFFKTTQRHQVLYEILARTPYGSVKKGRVGIDRLLSEQVFTAAYPLHEGGYKLPTPPVPPESLGLRQILYAYWAKWSCWRHYQPLDHIREYFGEKIALYYAWLGFYTGWLLPASFLGTVIFLVGFWLVTTDVPAMELCNSGNDFIMCPLCNICSYWNYSSICVTYKAGLLFDNGGTVFLSVFMALWAVTFLEYWKRTCSTLSHRWDCSDFLDVEERPRPEFTAMAPMTMRNPVTGAEEPYFPENTRFSRTLTGCMVIIIMVIVVLMFLIAIILYRTILSIIIYKSHNAFVSGFASRIASISGSVLNLLVILMLSRVYISLAHILTRWEMHRTQRQYEDMFILKVFIFQFINFYSSPVYIAFFKGRFVGYPGNYYTLFGVRNEDCGAGGCLIELAQELLVIMVGKQLINNVQEFISPKLMAWWQKRKLKPKKKEGEGEGGQEGQRGEKEVKEEVEEEVLLPWEADYQLLLCEGLFSEYLEMVIQFGFITIFVAACPLAPLFALVNNWVEIRLDAQKFVTEYRRPVVERGQDIGIWFPILQFISHAAVLSNAFLIAFTSSFLPRLYYRYTRDSNLSGFINFTLATSPRNYSRQHDTSCRYRGYRDMNGDFLPEYFHLLAIRLTFVIVFEHVVFFVGRLIDLMVSDIPEEVELKIKREHYMAKEALAENQALGNIVVLGDDVQSGELRRRGSKTSPPQTDSPSPNLKGIPEEPEAPGKP, from the exons atgaagatgaggaggagaggggatcAGAGAGATGACAGCACCACGCTCATCGCCATGGAAACCAAGCCGGACGGTAGCTATGGCagcatcaccatg GATGCACCTGTGCGGCCCGAGGACAGGAACGTGTTCAGCGACGGCTCGACTCGTATTG ACTTTGTGCTGGTGTGGGAGGAGcctcaggaggaggagaagacagcTGATAGGTCGGAGCACAGGAAGTGGAGGGAGGACTTCCTGGACAAGCTGAAACGCTCCGGACTGCTGATGGAGCAG AGGGAGGTTGTCCAGGAGAAGACGAGGATCTGTTTTGTCCTCCTCAGCGCTCCGTGGAATGTCCTCTGTTACTACGCTGAGGAGATCAGCCTGAGAGTCCCACTGCAG GTGGTCACCGCTCCCAACCTTCACTGGTCTGAGCAGGTTCTGGAGCAGCTGTCCTTCCCGAACCCTCTGAGACAGGAAGTCCCCAACCCTCCACCTTACTACTACACCTGTCAGTTCAGGACCAACAAGCTGGAGAG gtttcTGGGGACCGAGAACACGGAGACATTCTTCAAGACGACTCAGAGACATCAGGTG CTCTATGAGATTCTGGCTCGGACTCCGTACGGCTCAGTGAAGAAGGGACGAGTCGGCATCGACCGTCTGCTCAGTGAGCAGGTCTTCACTGCTGCCTACCCTCTGCATGAG GGAGGGTACAAGCTGCCGACCCCCCCGGTCCCCCCGGAGTCTCTGGGTCTGAGACAGATCCTGTATGCGTACTGGGCCAAGTGGAGCTGCTGGAGACACTACCAACCTCTGGACCACATCAGGGAGTACTTTGGAGAGAAGATAGCGCTTTACTACGCCTGGCTCG GTTTCTACACCGGCTGGTTGTTGCCCGCCTCGTTCCTCGGGACTGTGATCTTCCTGGTCGGTTTCTGGCTCGTAACGACTGATGTTCCAGC gatggAGTTGTGTAACAGTGGAAATGACTTCATCATGTGTCCTCTCTGCAACATCTGCTCCTACTGGAACTACTCCAGCATCTGTGTCACCTACaag GCGGGTCTTCTCTTTGATAATGGGGGAACAGTGTTCCTCAGTGTGTTCATGGCTCTGTGGGCCGTTACCTTCCTGGAGTACTGGAAGAGAACCTGCTCCACCCTGTCTCACCGCTGGGACTGCTCCGACTTCCTGGACGTCGAg GAGCGACCCCGGCCTGAGTTCACTGCCATGGCTCCGATGACGATGAGGAACCCGGTGACGGGAGCGGAGGAACCGTACTTCCCCGAAAACACACGATTCAGCAGAACTCTGACCGGCTGCatggtcatcatcatcatg gtGATCGTGGTCCTGATGTTCCTCATCGCCATCATCCTGTACCGAACCATCCTCAGCATCATCATCTACAAGTCTCACAACGCCTTCGTCAGCGGCTTC gcttcCAGGATCGCCAGTATTTCAGGGTCCGTGTTGAACTTGTTGGTCATCCTCATGTTGTCTCGAGTTTACATCTCACTGGCTCACATCCTCACCCGCTGGG agatgCATCGTACTCAGAGACAGTATGAAGACATGTTCATCCTCAAAGTTTTCATCTTCCAGTTCATCAACTTCTACTCGTCTCCAGTTTACATCGCGTTCTTCAAAGGCAG GTTCGTCGGTTACCCCGGCAACTACTACACGCTGTTTGGAGTCCGCAACGAAGAC tgtggagCAGGTGGATGTCTCATTGAACTGGCCCAGGAGCTGCTGGTCATCATGGTGGGAAAACAGCTGATTAACAACGTCCAGGAGTTCATCAGccc GAAGTTGATGGCGTGGTGGCAAAAGAGGAAGCTGAAGccgaagaagaaggagggggagggggagggggggcaggaggggcagaggggggagaaggaggtgaaggaggaggtggaggaggaggtgctgctCCCCTGGGAGGCGGACtaccagctgctgctctgtgaggGTCTGTTCAGCGAGTACCTGGAGATGG tgatCCAGTTCGGCTTCATCACCATCTTCGTGGCGGCGTGCCCCCTGGCGCCGCTCTTCGCCCTCGTTAATAACTGGGTGGAGATCCGTCTGGACGCTCAGAAGTTCGTGACGGAGTACCGGCGGCCGGTGGTGGAGCGCGGCCAGGACATCGGCATCTGGTTCCCCATCCTGCAGTTCATCTCGCACGCCGCCGTCCTCAGCAAC GCGTTCCTCATCGCGTTCACGTCGTCCTTCCTCCCGCGTCTCTACTACCGCTACACCCGAGACAGCAACCTGAGCGGCTTCATCAACTTCACCCTGGCGACGTCTCCACGCAACTACAGCCGGCAGCACGACACTTCCTGCAG GTATCGCGGCTACAGGGATATGAACGGAGACTTCCTGCCGGAGTATTTTCACCTGCTCGCCATCCGGCTGACTTTCGTCATCGTGTTTGAG CACGTGGTCTTCTTCGTGGGCCGTCTGATCGACTTGATGGTGTCGGACATCCCCGAGGAGGTGGAGCTGAAGATCAAGAGGGAACACTACATGGCTAAAGAGGCGCTGGCGGAGAACCAG GCTCTCGGGAACATCGTGGTTCTCGGTGACGACGTCCAGTCCGGAGAACTGCGGAGACGTGGATCCAAAACCTCGCCACCGCAGACTGACTCCCCCTCACCGAACCTGAAGGGGATCCCCGAGGAACCAGAAGCACCAGGCAAACCCTGA